A genomic segment from Rhinatrema bivittatum chromosome 19, aRhiBiv1.1, whole genome shotgun sequence encodes:
- the CHCHD5 gene encoding coiled-coil-helix-coiled-coil-helix domain-containing protein 5 isoform X1, whose product MQAALEVTARYCSKEMEAYGQCVVSKPSSWQVDCHQLKVGVARCTSSHPVIQRIRQECAEPFLAFEGCLRRNQAATENCAEHVGRFLRCAEKVKPAPLEQT is encoded by the exons GCAGGCGGCCCTGGAGGTCACGGCGAGGTACTGCAGCAAGGAGATGGAGGCCTACGGGCAGTGCGTGGTGTCCAAGCCCTCGTCCTGGCAGGTGGACTGCCACCAGCTGAAGGTCGGCGTGGCCCGCTGCACCTCCTCACA cCCCGTCATCCAGCGGATCCGGCAGGAGTGCGCGGAGCCCTTCCTGGCCTTCGAGGGCTGCCTGCGGCGGAACCAGGCCGCCACGGAGAACTGCGCCGAGCACGTGGGGCGATTCCTGCGCTGCGCCGAGAAGGTGAAGCCGGCCCCGCTGGAG CAGACGTGA
- the CHCHD5 gene encoding coiled-coil-helix-coiled-coil-helix domain-containing protein 5 isoform X2, with translation MQAALEVTARYCSKEMEAYGQCVVSKPSSWQVDCHQLKVGVARCTSSHPVIQRIRQECAEPFLAFEGCLRRNQAATENCAEHVGRFLRCAEKVKPAPLET, from the exons GCAGGCGGCCCTGGAGGTCACGGCGAGGTACTGCAGCAAGGAGATGGAGGCCTACGGGCAGTGCGTGGTGTCCAAGCCCTCGTCCTGGCAGGTGGACTGCCACCAGCTGAAGGTCGGCGTGGCCCGCTGCACCTCCTCACA cCCCGTCATCCAGCGGATCCGGCAGGAGTGCGCGGAGCCCTTCCTGGCCTTCGAGGGCTGCCTGCGGCGGAACCAGGCCGCCACGGAGAACTGCGCCGAGCACGTGGGGCGATTCCTGCGCTGCGCCGAGAAGGTGAAGCCGGCCCCGCTGGAG ACGTGA